A window of Chloroflexi bacterium ADurb.Bin180 genomic DNA:
CCAGGAGGTGTACGCGGAACTCAACGCGTCCAACCCGGCCTGGAAGAAGATCTACGACGACTGGTCCGTCTACCGCCGCGACGCGAACCTCTGGTTCCGCTTCCCCGAAGCGTCCTTCGACGACTTCATGCAAGCCCAGAAGCTGTGATGACGATCTGAGCGGGCCCACCGGCAACAAAAAAGCCCGGCACGCAGACTGTGTAAATAGTCTGACCTGAGGTAGACCCCAAACGCCCGTCAAGCGTTGTCTTGTCGGGCGTTTTCTATTGGAGGTGAGATGGGGCACCGACGAGGAGAGAGCCGGCAGCAGGCGGCGCTGTTTCCGGTGATGCTGGATGAGCTGGTGGCGGACGATTCACTGGTTCGAGTGGTCGATGCCTGGGTGGGCTCGCTGCAGCTGAAGGCGCTGGGCTTTGGCAAGGCGCAGGCACAGGTAATGGGCGCTCCGGCGTATGACCCTGCGGACCTGCTGAAGCTGTACGTATGGGGCTACCTGAGCGCGGTGCGCTCCTCACGGGCGCTGGAGCGCGAGTGCAGGCGCAACGTAGAGTGCATGTGGCTGCTCGGGCGCCTGGCTCCGGACCACAAGACGATCGCGGAGTTCCGGCGCACCAACACCCAGGCACTGGTGGGCGCCTGCGCGGCCTTCGTGCAGTTTGCCCGCGCGCACAGGCTGATCGCGGGCAACACGGTGGCCATCGACGGCAGCAAGATACGGGCGGTGGCCTCGCGCAAGGCGGTGTTGAACAAGCAGCAGCTTGCCGAGCAGGCTGAGCGTCAAGCGCAGCAGATCGAGCAATACCTCAAGGCACTGGATTCGCAGGACCGGCAAGACAGTGGCGGCGAGGCGAACGCCAAGGACGTGCGCCGGGCGCTTGAGCAGCTGCAAGGCCAGCAAGCCCAAGTGCAGGCGCAGCTTGAGCGGCTGCGGCAAAGCCGTGGCACCACGGCTGTGGATGGCGAGAGCGATGCCCAAGTGATGTTGCTTGCCGGCCACCGCGCCCCCGGCTACAACCTGCAGACGGCCGTGGAGAGCCAAAGCCACCTGATCGTGGCCCACGAGGTCACGAGGGAGGCCAACGACCAGCGCCAGCTGCAGCCCATGGCCGAAGCGGCCAGCAGCGCGCTGGGCCAGCCTGTCATCGCCGTGGCCGATGCAGGCTACGCCAATGGCGAGCACATCGCCAAGCTCA
This region includes:
- a CDS encoding Transposase DDE domain protein, which encodes MGHRRGESRQQAALFPVMLDELVADDSLVRVVDAWVGSLQLKALGFGKAQAQVMGAPAYDPADLLKLYVWGYLSAVRSSRALERECRRNVECMWLLGRLAPDHKTIAEFRRTNTQALVGACAAFVQFARAHRLIAGNTVAIDGSKIRAVASRKAVLNKQQLAEQAERQAQQIEQYLKALDSQDRQDSGGEANAKDVRRALEQLQGQQAQVQAQLERLRQSRGTTAVDGESDAQVMLLAGHRAPGYNLQTAVESQSHLIVAHEVTREANDQRQLQPMAEAASSALGQPVIAVADAGYANGEHIAKLNDKGITSFVAVKRAVNNQGGGTLYDRDAFTWHAQAERYVCPAGKSLQHKQLGRKDKIVIYAARAEDCSACANKPQCTTAAQRFVSRHIYEDALQANARRMAECPEMMQLRRETAEHPFADIKHRILGNARLLMRGLSGARGELSIAVMAYNLKRAFNMKGAHWMRTALQG